One window of Leifsonia sp. AK011 genomic DNA carries:
- a CDS encoding CPBP family intramembrane glutamic endopeptidase gives MKPGPYPAAFAVESRRRTWAEILLVLGLSLGASAAYSVVSIINRTTRDEALADQSTTINQSLSDRPWFDLIYQLMGIFFDLVPVALVAFLLWQAARPHLSRLGIDGARPGRDTLQGLGLALAIGIPGIGVYLAGRALGITVNVNPAGLDAYWWTIPVLLLSALRAGVTEEVIVIGYLFARLRDLGWGPWSIILASATLRGTYHLYQGFGAFIGNFAMGVLFGWLYTRTGRVLPLVIAHVVIDSAIFVGYPWAAATFPALFTTPS, from the coding sequence CTGAAACCCGGCCCCTATCCGGCAGCGTTCGCGGTCGAATCCAGGCGCAGGACATGGGCCGAGATCCTGCTCGTCCTCGGGCTCTCGCTGGGTGCATCCGCAGCCTATTCCGTGGTCTCGATCATCAACAGGACCACCCGCGACGAGGCACTCGCCGACCAGTCGACGACCATCAACCAGTCGCTGAGCGATCGACCGTGGTTCGACCTGATCTACCAGCTCATGGGCATCTTCTTCGACCTCGTGCCCGTCGCACTCGTGGCGTTCCTGCTCTGGCAGGCGGCCCGACCCCACCTTTCCCGGCTCGGCATCGACGGAGCCCGACCGGGCCGCGACACCCTCCAGGGGCTCGGACTCGCGCTGGCCATCGGCATCCCGGGCATCGGCGTCTACCTCGCGGGCCGCGCACTGGGCATCACCGTCAACGTGAACCCGGCCGGGTTGGATGCCTATTGGTGGACGATTCCCGTGCTGCTGCTCTCGGCGCTGCGGGCGGGCGTGACCGAGGAAGTCATCGTGATCGGCTACCTCTTCGCGCGCCTGCGCGACCTGGGGTGGGGCCCGTGGTCGATCATCCTCGCGAGCGCCACCCTTCGGGGCACCTACCACCTGTACCAGGGCTTCGGAGCCTTCATCGGCAACTTCGCGATGGGAGTGCTGTTCGGCTGGCTGTACACGCGCACAGGGCGCGTGCTACCCCTAGTGATCGCGCACGTCGTGATCGATTCCGCGATCTTCGTGGGCTACCCGTGGGCCGCAGCGACCTTCCCGGCGCTCTTCACCACCCCGAGCTAA